The genomic DNA GTGTTTTAACTCTTCGCTAGTTTGGGCACCCCCAGGTCGTTTCCTGAGCAATGGCTCAAGCAGAGGGCAGGCACTGAACGTGTTAATTACGCACGGGCCAGTTGTTTCTGTTTCCTGTTGTGACTTCCcattttcctttgccagctgAGCGGAGTGAGCTCAGACCAGTGTTGTTAAACCTACAGGGCTGACGGGTCTCCAACCTACGGCCCTGCAAATGGCTTTCCGCACATCGGTGCAGCTTCAGCTGCTGAGCTTGCTGCTGGGTCTCTCTTCCTTGGACAAGTCAGGTGAGTACAAAGTGGGCAAGCGATGGGAGCTTTGCAATACGGGCTAACGAACAGAGAAAGCAATCAGCCAGTTAGAGATCTCAGTGCAGGAGGAAGACAGAGACAGATATCTATTtatgagagtgagagagagagagagagagagtgtttaaAATAACCACAGAGCATTTACCCTCCCGGGGAGGCTGGGACGCGGCGTTGCAAGGTTAAAGGTCTTTCCATGTATTTCCCAGTGAGCGGGACTCGACTCTACAAAAACATCACAGTTCGTGGACTCTTTTCCAGGAGCTCCTCTGCAGTTTTCCTCCAGGTACATGCACACAGCACAGACCAGGCAGCACACGCGTGTCCTGTGCACTTTCCGTGCACCCAGCCCTGCACTGCTGTGACCTCCATCCTGAGCTGGGCTGCATGGAGTCCCTCCAGAGCTCCCACATCACCTGCTTGGTTTTACAGCAGAGCAGCAAGTGATGTCAATCTTGGAAGAGCTGCTGGGACCCCGCCGACGCTGGACAGAAAACTCCTGAAAAGCGTTGTACTTAGAAACAAgtcctccccacctcttcccacattCGGGGGCTTATTCCCTTTCAGCAAGGAGATCTGCAGGAGAAGAGGGTCTTGGTTTGTGCACAGATCGTCTGACCCAtccgcttccccctcccacccccctctgcCATCACAGCTTTGATGatctcccagcccagctgctccaAGTGGGGAATAAACAGCAATAACGCATAACCTCTTAAAGAGACAACGTTCCTGCTTTCGTGCAACCGCCCCgagtttataaataaaaaaaggggAAGAGAAATGCATAGGCATGACTTTTAGAGTCACTCTGCACAGAACGTTGTTTCCAGGTTTGCATGTTCAGCACAAGCAACACGCGGAGCCCATTTTGCCACTGCTGGGCAAGTACCTTCACCAGCATCCCGCCAGGAACATGGCAACCCACGACCTGCCCCAAACTCTGCGCCGAGAGAACCAGACTCAACCTCTCTGCAGTACTAGCCATGGTATGTGCCTTGGGTGGCTCTCTGAATTCTTTtgatggggcaggggaaggggcaggctttGTTCTGCCCCCAACAGCAGCACTAACCCCAAACACTGTGGATCTTGAAGGATCCACCAGAGACTGTGGCCACCAGCTTCCAAGCTCTGCGGCGTCATGCCGACTCCAGGGCTTTCTTCAGCTCTCCCCAACTCCTGGCAGCACAGATCCATGGAAACCCCACGGCCAAGGCTccctcagccagcagctgctccctGGATGCCCATAAGTGGAGGGCTCGATGCCACGGAGTGATGCTCCAGAAGAGGGTGAATGGGGCTGCTGGGCAGCGTTGccacagggcttgggggggggacaTAATCCCATTGGATCTGGGGGCTACCAGTCCCAACACAAGCCAGTTCAAGAGCAGAGTCTGGGCCTGTGGGCCAAAGCATTCAGCCAGCCTCAACCAGGCATCTGATAGGGCATGCAAATTGTGcacttcccacacacacacacacacctttgcacATGCAGTCCCCGGAGTTGTGCACATGAATTGGGTAATTGGTGCCCAACCACCCATCTGCCTGGGCAAAGGCCCGTCTGTACCTGCTGATTTAAGACATGCCAGTGTGGAGGCCAGGCTGGGAATTTGCCCCGGGGTTGTAACTTGGGTTTTGTTTACAGCACAAGGAACATTAAAGGTTCAGGTGGGAACAACCCCCATCTTGCTCTCCCGGGACTCAGCAAAGTGAGGGGTTTAAGTAGGACGGAGCAGAGTTCAGGGAGGTAAATGGTTAAACCCAACAGACGTCAGATCAACTTAGGGCTTCCGAAACCAAGTCTCCAGTTCCCCGTGGGTGGAGAGGAAGATCTCACTGAACACGCTGTGAGCACTGTGCAAATAATGCACAATATCGGGAATAATAACAACCCCTTATCCTTGTCATTAACTAAAACCCTCCCACACTGTCTCTGCGCTGCAGGGGCCGGGGCCCAGGAGTTccagctgctgcagccccagggcgccGTGTCGGTGTCAGAAGGAGAGAATCTCACACTGATCTGCTCTGTGACTGGGAATGCTCCAGTAGGACCCGTGAAGTGGTTCAAGGGCTCGGGCAGTGGCCAGCTCGTTTATGCACAGGTGGGATCATTCCCCCGGGTGACGCGGGCTGTGAatagctctgacacagacttcacCATCCACATCAGTGACACCCGCCCCGAGGACGCCGGGATCTATCGCTGTGTGAAGTTTGTGAAGGGGTCGGGAGACGATGAGGAGTTCAGATCCGGCGCTGGCACCGTCGTGTCTGTGAGCAGTGAGTGcgagctccccccagccccacgcccctcCCCACCGGGGGCTGCTACCAGGGCGGGAGGGGAACAAATCCAGCTTAAACTCTTCCTGCCCATTCTGTTCTGTA from Malaclemys terrapin pileata isolate rMalTer1 chromosome 12, rMalTer1.hap1, whole genome shotgun sequence includes the following:
- the LOC128846698 gene encoding tyrosine-protein phosphatase non-receptor type substrate 1-like — protein: MKRAFPVLDPMQNSHWISEPGRSCAYGTGLTGLQPTALQMAFRTSVQLQLLSLLLGLSSLDKSGAGAQEFQLLQPQGAVSVSEGENLTLICSVTGNAPVGPVKWFKGSGSGQLVYAQVGSFPRVTRAVNSSDTDFTIHISDTRPEDAGIYRCVKFVKGSGDDEEFRSGAGTVVSVSSSVSSGYSQGSAVAAAACTVCVLLVVLLLVFTYFFVRKKRGRSPGTARSQTPFPKNRRTQSQPGESKDPDVLYADLQHTARLQQPKKSAPEEHSEYAAVKVTQAIAR